The following coding sequences are from one Roseburia hominis A2-183 window:
- a CDS encoding ferritin-like domain-containing protein, with protein MVLSEKETAAIKDLQTQEKTCVEKYSRYSKEAKDPVLVNLFTDLHKKEQQHFDSLGQVLNGTVPNCNCNDSDGKNYNPTATYSLAESEDKKNDCFLATDCIGTEKLVSSEYNTDVFVFADPGVRKLLADIQVEEQNHAEMLYKYKTVNSMS; from the coding sequence ATGGTATTAAGTGAAAAAGAGACAGCGGCGATCAAAGATCTCCAGACCCAGGAGAAAACCTGCGTGGAGAAGTATTCCCGATACAGCAAAGAGGCGAAGGATCCGGTTCTCGTGAACCTGTTCACCGATCTTCACAAGAAGGAGCAGCAGCACTTTGACTCGCTGGGACAGGTGTTAAACGGTACCGTGCCGAACTGCAACTGCAACGACAGCGATGGAAAGAATTATAACCCGACCGCCACCTACTCCCTCGCGGAGTCCGAGGACAAGAAAAACGACTGCTTCCTTGCGACTGACTGTATCGGTACCGAGAAGCTGGTGTCTTCCGAGTATAATACCGACGTGTTTGTATTTGCCGATCCGGGCGTCCGCAAACTGCTCGCAGACATTCAGGTGGAGGAGCAGAATCATGCGGAGATGCTCTATAAGTATAAGACTGTCAACAGCATGTCATAA